CAGGGTATgggcagctgcctcctgctcgTCCTTGTCCTCGTCGCCCGCGCTGCCCATCGCCTCCAGCCGCGGTGCCAGCTCTCTTTGTGCCGTTCGCCTCGAAGCCGAGGACAGATTGCCGGCAGCGCTGGCATCGCCAAGCCAGGCTGTGGTTGCAGCAGTGTCACCCAGGTGAGTGcgggtgtgcagggcagagggagatgCTGCCACGTGTGGGGAGGCTCTCAGGATGGTCCCACTCTCGGTACTGCCCTTTGAAGGTAAACACATGCCAAAATGTGCAcggagggaagagaaaaggaggctggtTAAGTTTTTACTACTTACCTCATGGAATGCTTCAACTCTGTTTCTGATGCCCATGTGTCCCTCTGGCTTTAGATTAACTCTTCTAAGAGCTGTTTACTCAGCCTTTAGAAAAGGAAGCAGATGCACCCCTGCTCCATCCAGGCTAGAGTTGCCATGGGAAGAGCAGAGGCACTCGAGTTGGTCCCAGGCTCAAAGGCAGTGTGGTTTGGAGGGGCAAAGGTGAAGGGCACAGGTAGAGAGGAAGGTCACTGCTTTGTCTGACTAAACATGTGCAGTTCCTGTTGTGGTGGTGGTATTTTTCACAGGCATCATTATCACAAAATAATATCACTTAATACACAGTTCCCACCTTGAGTGGCCCCAGGGTCATCCAGAAAGGGCAGGTGTGTCcttcccagctgagctgcctgtgcAGGCTCACACAGACCCGCTGGGGTTCAGCATTGCCCTTCTGAGGCCATGGGAGACTTGGGATGGCCTGTGCCATCAGCAGGTTTGGGGCATTCACATATAACCTATAAACTCTCCCCAAACCTGTCTTGCTCTCTCAGTTTGCACAGCCAGTCTTGAACCTTGTGCCCCTCTGTGTTGCTCAACCACCCATTTTAGTGGGAATGACAGTTCCTGCCTGGGCCTGTTTCTGCGGACTGCCTGGTTCCATGTACCTtattttaacttattttaaCTGTCACCAAATGCCAGCTGCTCcatgccagctctgcagcccaggctTGGCTGCAGGTATAATCCAAGACTAACTGGGGAACAAGCGTGCAATTTAGGAGCCCCCCAGTGAATTTTTCCATTCCCACTATGCACCTGAGCCCCCATCCAAAACCTGTAAAATGCACTCGAGTTTTTAATTTGGCTCCACTGAGATTTGGATCTGGCCCTCAGTAGGCTGGCAcatctccagcctgtccagccCAGCAGGCTTTTTCACACATCCATTAATTACACCAGAGAAACTCTCACCCTCTACCATCATTAGTGATTTCTAAAGCTTCCCGGGAAGGCAGTGTGACAGGAGCACAAAGCTGAGGTAGGAGCCCTGGCAAGCTGTGAAGCAAAGTAGTGGAGGGTCAGAGCATGCTTTGTGGAAGGAATGGTTTCTGAAGGCACTATTAAAATACGGTAGTAAATAGAAGACTTTCAGTGGCTGAACTGCAAACTGTAAAGTGGCAGGCTGGCAAATATGGATCACTGCCCTCAAAATGCAAATGCCGTACTGTAAGGATATACTGCAGGATTTGGGACTTAGGGGTAGAAAATGGAACTGCCTCACAAGTCCTtgccttatctcaactcatttctcccttcttttcGTATTCCTTTCCATTCTTGTCtaatttctcagtgtttttgtttcattatgCTCTTCCAATCTTGCTTGTGCAATAACTCATCCTTCCCTGTGGTTTCCATCTACTCCCAGTTCTCCACTTCTCTCCATGGCTATGCTAGGTGTTCATGGCACACGTTTCTCCTTAACTTGTTCTCCGTCCTTTACTCCTTCCTAAATATTTGAGCCTCATTCTGTGCTGTATGTcccctttcttttattttctgtgagatTATGTCTCTTCCTCCTTTGGCATCCTGGAAACCAGGTCTAgttctttcttctccttgtatttttcttctctccatcaCATGCATAGTGGAGTTACCCTGTTAACTCTTTATGCTAAGCACACACATTTCCAGGAAACTGTAGTCCCCTTTACATAAGggaaagcaattatttttacAGTGGGCCTCTTAAAAATGCAGGCAGAGggctcaaaaaaacccaaaaaacaaccaaccaaacccaaactggaaaaagaattaaaacccGATTTACCCCAAGAGTAGTTTTAGCCACTTCTGACACCTCCATGTGCTGCTAGggtgccctccctgccccggtGCTTACCTTCCTGGTGCCTGTACACATCAAACATGAGTGTAGggtggcagcactggcactgccacctGCTCTGAAACAGGGACAGAGGAAAGGCAGGGTTAGCAAGTGACACCTTGGCTCACACCACCGAGAagtgctgctcctcagagcagtTTTGGGATGCATGCAGTCATTGTGGACCTTCCAAGCTGTATTTTGAATTATGCCTGCTCATTGATTCCTATCCCCATCACTTTCACCCACAGTATGAAATGTTTCATGAAAGCTCATACAGCCCAAACCTTCTAAGACTTCTGAGCAGACATCCTCAAGGCCAAATTTCATAATTGCTTtgcatcctttttttccttttcccttcagaTGGTGAAATAGGTCTGCTGAGTTCACTGTTTCACTAAATATTTGTCTGcactttcagaaaaatgttgtAACAATCGATAGGTTTTATCACATTTTCCCACCACCTGGCCAGTCCCCCACTGTGCTGAGCGAGGCAGCGTTGGGTTCTTAGGAGTTTTGGATTTTCTCCCTGTCCTTGTCATGGGCAACATCCAAAGGATTGTTTCTCAAAATCTCTGCAAACAAACCCCCTCTCACCTCCCCTCTGCACGCAGACACCTTCCTGATTTCCCTTGTTCATCCATAGGAGACCAGTACTATTTCCCTTCCCCACAAGGAGAACCAGCTTTTCCCACCACCCGCTTTTTACCCGTTGAAGGTGCTGTAGCTGGAGGCATTGTCCCGGGAGACGGAACCTTGCAAGGCACCCACGGTTCCAAGTTCTTGGGTGGGGAGGGACGGCTCCAGCCCCCGGGCTGGGGagcggctgctgctgccgggcaGCGCCCGCGCCGTCCGGGCCGGCTGCCTCGGCTCCGGCCCCGCACCCGGGCCCGCCTCCGCCATGCCCGCGGGGCTGGCGGGCAGCGGGGAGCCGGGGGCAGCTGCGGGAGAGACGGGATCTCGTccagcagggagacaaaacaaaaatcagggagacagcagcagcagtccatTGTCTTCGGTTTGTTTATTTCAAATCCCGCCCAAGGTTTGCCAGGAGGGTTTGTAACAGCCGCTCTTTTATTTTCGTGTCACTTATTTTTAAGTGGGAGCCCACAAGGAAACTAAAGCAGCAAAGCTTGCTGCCTATGTAATGGTCAAGTAAAGTAATTAAAACTCAGCCTTGGTCCGTGCcaaaaatgctgagaaattCATCTGATTTGGGTATAAGTAAATCCTTGGAGCATCTTACTGACCAAAGGCTGCGTAAATACCACTAAATATATACCTGGAGGGCAATAATCACATTTAGAGACAAATCCATTCTTCTGTTTAGCCAACATTGCCAATTGCACTTCCTTCTCTTCAAGACCTGAGGTTTTAGGTAAAGCATTTTAAGATTTGCATTGAAATCATAAGATCTGGCAACCCCATTTAACTGTCTGGTGCCCTCCTCCAATACTGCCCCACACCTCCACTCCAGGGAGCTCACCATGGCCAGCACTGATCtcctctgcagacacaggagTTAAATGGGTCCCCCCATTGTCTGGGCCACTTGTGTTGGGCACTTGCCCAGAACAAGCTGCAGACCCCCTCTGCAGGGGTGTTGGTAAGAAATGAGGGTTTGCTCACCGTACCTGTGGGGTGAGGGTCGGCTGGGCCCTGCGGGGCCGTGGGGGCTTCGGTCTCCTTGTCAGCAAGAGACTCGTTCTGCCCTCCCTGGGCCACAACAGCAGATTCAATCTTGGCCCAGTAAACAAAGTATGACTGGACTATGGAGATGCTGTTAAAACATAATCAGGCAAGAATTTACTGGCTCTGTGGCATTAATAAAACATCTGACTGTTTAGCTAATCACAAAGACTGCCTTAATCTGAAGAGAGAACTaatgcagaattattttaaagtattagCCTGTTGTACATTTTCTATTACAAATAAAAGCTACTGTGTTCCATAAGAAAGATTCAGGGTGAAGAATCACCACtcaattaataattaaattcaGCCAAAAATTGTGTGAGaacttaaacaaaaaaaaaatttaaaaagctttattaCATCCATCATGTTGATAGAATTAGATTTGTAAAACTTGGACTAGCTATGCTTATAATCTTCTGTAGGCAGGGAAACAACAGTggtatttattaattaaaacaagCCAGTGTAACTTGTACAAACAGCAGAATAGGtaaggggaagaaaaagtcTCTCTTCTCAGCCCTCTGATATTTGAGCCCCCCTAACCCTCTGCTTTTTGTCAGGTGCCAAAACTTTGTTGGCCAACCTTTAACTTCACTCCGAGAGCCTTATTTAAGCTGGAGGTTTTGGGAGAATTTCAGCTCAGATTGCTCAGCTGCTTCTGAGAATTATCTAAGGAGAAACCAGCCTGGGTTTTCCTGTGCCAGATGACACTTACAAGGCATTTTTGAGCCTAACAAGGTGTTTTTCCAGATGCTGTGACAGGGTAAAAAGGGAGAGTCTATCAGATATCAGCTCAGAGGGTCAAAAGCCAGAGTGGGAAGGAAGTATCAGAGTGGGTGGCTAGGACTAGGTCTTGTTGGGATTTGGTTGGGTTTATGTGGGGCTTTTTGTGAGTTTAATAGTATTTCTTTAAACTTTAGTGGCATTTTCTGATCTAAAGCAATGGCCAAAATTGGAAATTCCAAGCagcaatatttctgtttcaatgAATTTCCTTGAATGACGATGAGATGCTTAAGCCACAACACTCAACAGGACACTTAGGTTTTGGGAAGCAGCCAAGGATCTGCCCAAGCAGTTTCTAAGTGGTTTTGTAAAGTTGAAATACAACAATTTAATctcttttgaaatgaaaagccATTGTGCTTTCTCTAAGGCAGTCAGTTAGAAGACGTTTAATTTCATTCCAAATCAGAACCAAGCTACTTGGACATTTTGGGACTTTGGTGCCAAATAGAGATGTCAAGTTTTGACACAGTGCTCACTCTCTTTCTATTGTGAGTGATTCTGTTTAcactgaacttttttttaaaggagaactGATATACAAGATTATCCTGTAGCCAGGGAAGTCCTGTGGGCTGTATTATTTACAAAGACAGGCAACATGGTCACGGTTCTctctttaatattaaataacatTACTTAATTAATATTACTTAATATTACTTATATTACttaatatataaatagaaatagaaatagaaatagaaatagaaatagaaataaatattaagtagtattcattaatattaattaatattaagtagtattaattaatatttctgtttcctaAAATGCTTAAGCTGTCTCTTCCAGTGTATCTATTCTGAGGAAACAGTGACCAtgtaaataaaaagcagcactAGGCAGCAGATACTAATGGTGATTTGTGTAGCAGCGGGGGTACTGTTGCAGCATTTGGTCAGTATTTATCTATACTGGGTTCAAGATACATAAACCGCTGCACTGGACAGCCTGAAACTGAGAAAACTCTAATGTTGATTAGGAAGAAGCACATCCTTACAAAAACTTGATGTCTCCAATGGGTTGGTCTGGTGCTTTCCATACGAAGGACAGGTTTCTCTTCAGTGACTTGTCCGAGTGTGTGACAGTGTCACCATCTTCAGAACAAGTCAGCAGCTTGGAGCCCGGCGGCAGGAGGACGAACGTGCCGGCGATTTCGTTGTTGGACACTGTGCGAGCTTGCAGCATAAAGCCCATGTAATCCCGGGTGCTTCTTACTGTCACTTTGGGAAGGCAAAGCACAGGACACAAAGGGATTTGTCTTGCTGCTATGGAGTGAATTGCCTGCAGTGGAGTTCCCAGAAAAAACCTTGGGCAGCGCTACTGAAAACACCTTGCTGTCTTTGTCCTCACAGTCTGTCTTGGACATGCTGCATATGGAAGGCCAGACCTTTACCTTTGGTTTTGCAGTGTGTAACTGCACACAGGATTGGCCTGAGTCTTCCCCCCATCCCTCCTGGATGATGGGCTGTTAACCCCATGGGATCAGGCAGCATGCAGCCATTTTTGAGGAGGGAGGTTtggacacagctctgtgtgtatGGACACTGTCAAAGCTCGTGTTCTACTCTcagaggggttttgttttgcacAGGGATGGATGGGCAAGTGGCCAAGCTGAGGGATGGTGCCTCTCAGCTCTGTctgcctgaggagcagcaacgccagggatggggaatgcTGCCAACCATGCCCAAGAGTCAGTCACCCAGACCCCCTCAAGTGGtgcacaggggctgggagggtgaCTTCACCTCCCAGCCTCTCATGTGCCATTGCACGTAATGAGGGCTGGTATGGTTGAGACATGATTGAGATCAATGAATCCCACCCAAAGCACCCATGCTGCAAACAGAATTCCTCTGTAAATATGTCCTCATGACAAGAGAGGTGTTGTAGCTCTCCCAGAGCAGTCATCCCTCTTCCCAGACCTCGCAGAGATTAATTCCATCGCTTGAGATAAGCTACCGTGTATTTCTCAGACGCAGGAATGAGCAGCCGTTCCTTACCTGGCACCTTGTCTCCCGGGAAGTAGAAGGACCTGTTGGTGTGGACAGTGATgtagctgctgctggagctgtgcagctgcaccCGCAGGTGCCTGGGCATCATGTCAGCGCAGGCGGACGGGCTGGCACCCTGCGAGAAGGCGGCTGTGCAGGACGCCAGGCACAGCGCGGCGCAGGCCCAGCCAACCGCGGCACCGCGGGCTCTCCTGCCATcctccatcccacagcagcaaacagcctGCAGTTCCTCCAGAGCAGGGGCTCCCCAAATGCTGCCGCTGATTTGTCTGGCCTCCAGAGCCGCCCTCCCCGCTGTCGGTAAAGAAAAGGGGATAAGTGATCTCCGTGGCACCTGCAGCCACTTTGGGAACCCAGTGTTTACATTCTGAACTGTtcaggctgggagagggaagagcCCCCCACAAGAGGATGTGTTTCTGGTGAAGCTGCCAGTGGAGGGAGCGGCTAGAAGAGATTTACTCTAAGAAGTCTTGTGGGtttgaggaggaggagcaggctcTGTACAGCCACAGTCAGCACCctccactgctcccagcccaaATGTACCCCAAAAGGGGAAACAtctgccccagcagtgctgctgcaggccaCATCACATAGGGGGTggtgcccagggcacagcctgtccctgcctgccatCACAGACCCGTGTCCCTGTGGTGGCAGcacaaaacacatttccagACTGAACAGAGTATTGTGCCATTCTGCGTTCTCAAAATGCACTTTCCAAAGTCAAGCTGAGGGATGAGTGTGTGGCATTCACTGTAATGGACATCacaaagcagctgctcctgaTTTTAATGTAGCACTTTCTACCTTTTCTTTTCAACATGCAGCCTTGCCTGCCTTAGATGTCATTACACTTAATCAATGAGTAAGTGTAAATAAATCAGAGGAAACAGAGGCTGAGGAGGTCTAGCTTACACCTCCCTCTCAAGCACTTCTGAAATTTGCCAGCTGCCTAATGAAGCACCACTGCACCCAAAACAGTTCATGGCCAGCCTAAAGCAGCAAGCAGATGGATGCAGTTTAACCTTCCACAGCCAAGCATCCCGCCATTCCAACCAATTGTGTGCCAGAAGATGCTCGTGAGAATCACAGCAGCCTTTGCTaactctcccagccctgctggaccAGCGGTGGGATGTCTGCTCTTCATGGAGCCAGCCTCCCTTCTGGGCACACCTAAACCTCCCTCGCTGGGTCAGATTTCTCGCAGAAGCTCATGGAAGTAGCCCCgagcagcagctctttcccTCGGGTGTTGCCCCGGCGGTGCCGTTTCCGTGCCCTGCCCGTCCCCGCGGGGCAGCAGcgctgctcccggggctgcccggccTCAGGGGGCTGCCCGGCCTCAGGGGGCTGCCCGGCCTCAGGGGGCCGCCGCGCTTACCTTGGGACACGCTCGCTCGGGCTCGCCgccaccactgccctgcccgcccgccGCAGAGCCATCCTTTCAGGGACCTTCCTCGCCGGCTCCTCGAATGGGAAGCGCGGCAGCTGTTACTGCTAATATCCACCACCCACGGCAGCGCTCTGCCACTGCCCAAATCCTGCTTTAATCATATTAGGGCTTTTCTTCACATCCTACCcggttttttcttctttttctttcttttttcttttcttcttttttcttgtgtgtgtgcatgtgttaAATCTCCGAGTTTCTTCAATGAAAACAAAGGCAGCTattggggaagggaagggggaggctCACAGCAAATCATGGGGTTTGTGTGGGACACCCTGGAACTCCTTTGCAGAGGTGCAGGATGGTGGaaccttttcttccctgttacCCTCACACATCCCCTCGTCCATGCTGGAGCAAAGCTAAGCCACGTCACTGATAAATGCACAGAAGGATTATAAACCCCAGAACATCACAGGTTCTCTGATGCAGAAATTCTGTCCTTCTTGCAGGTTGTTTCTACATCTCCATATCA
This sequence is a window from Prinia subflava isolate CZ2003 ecotype Zambia chromosome 18, Cam_Psub_1.2, whole genome shotgun sequence. Protein-coding genes within it:
- the REELD1 gene encoding reelin domain-containing protein 1 → MEDGRRARGAAVGWACAALCLASCTAAFSQGASPSACADMMPRHLRVQLHSSSSSYITVHTNRSFYFPGDKVPVTVRSTRDYMGFMLQARTVSNNEIAGTFVLLPPGSKLLTCSEDGDTVTHSDKSLKRNLSFVWKAPDQPIGDIKFFISIVQSYFVYWAKIESAVVAQGGQNESLADKETEAPTAPQGPADPHPTGTVSKPSFLTNTPAEGVCSLFWASAQHKWPRQWGDPFNSCVCRGDQCWPWYIFSGIYAAFAAPGSPLPASPAGMAEAGPGAGPEPRQPARTARALPGSSSRSPARGLEPSLPTQELGTVGALQGSVSRDNASSYSTFNGRVNLKPEGHMGIRNRVEAFHEVSSKNLTSLLFSSLRAHFGMCLPSKGSTESGTILRASPHVAASPSALHTRTHLGDTAATTAWLGDASAAGNLSSASRRTAQRELAPRLEAMGSAGDEDKDEQEAAAHTLPGVPRAAPESAAPGRGEGRGRGLLAARLGTLLVCTAALGLALAAAVRCACARRCHRRARVAVSGHHPGGVTVTDGGHVLHFRKARDNGFVLVRAQCNWVGPSGSGKRTVVV